In Roseomonas fluvialis, one genomic interval encodes:
- a CDS encoding cold-shock protein — protein sequence MTTGTIKWFNATKGYGFIQPEDGSKDVFLHISDVERSGIGTPQEGDKLEFDLQKGQQGKTSATNLRRA from the coding sequence ATGACGACCGGCACCATCAAGTGGTTCAACGCGACCAAGGGCTACGGCTTCATCCAGCCCGAGGACGGCTCCAAGGACGTCTTCCTGCACATCTCCGACGTCGAGCGTTCGGGGATCGGCACGCCGCAGGAAGGCGACAAGCTCGAGTTTGACCTGCAGAAGGGTCAGCAGGGCAAGACCTCGGCGACCAACCTCCGCCGCGCCTGA
- a CDS encoding AMP-binding protein: MEPTPCWTPGRLIAALEARGDAPAIVTMQGDAATPWPAAAIAGQVRLLATGLCAAGLAPGEAVAIHAPNSPDWIVVRLAIAAAGALPMAIDDLTETAAAEAIIAGAGCRWLFASAAHAAELQRRDGLRVVLVDRPADADGWHALRAAAPGPLPDPAPGDAALIVATSGTTGAPKLFTLTHANLTANLQGVLAQGLIGAGDRMLVPLPLHHVYPFLVGLMTPIAARATIILPEAVTGPLLVQALKGGRATIMIGVPRLYVALLAGLQARIAARGRAAALVFAGLLEVATALRKGGMDVGRRLFGTLHAQMAPELRLMVSGGAKLDAESTWMLEALGWRVASGYGLAETASLFTGNTPAAQRVGSEGRPIAAGTQVRIAQPDALGIGEIELRGPNVFDGYRDNPEANAAAFTTDGWFRTGDLGRVDTDGFLHVTGRSKELIVLGGGKNVMPEEVEAAYAADPAIGEIAVLERDGALVAIVLPDAAALRGAGAARPEDVLRVALTAAAQDLPSYQRLAGYVLAREALPRTRLGKIQRFRLPALYDDLLAGRTAAAPQPLNESDAALVAMPGAAAVWEILKARYPGKPVAPDASPSLDLGIDSLEWLSLAMEIEARTGLRLTEDEMAEMTTIRALLLRASDGAPAPAPRDPALAAAEVAAATTPPSPLVFPLRVAGWAAARGIGRAMFDLRATGADSVPRSGPFVIVANHVSDLDPGLVAAALPFGVARRLWWSGAAERLFVNRVARGFSRTFQVFPVEERAPAQAIAMARAVLAREDGLVWFPESWRSPDGQLQRFLPGIGLVLDGMDDVTVIPAHIAGAFEAMPRDARLPRRHPVRVAFGAPVRAAALRSDAPDARQRAEAVAQALHDLVAEVARGRPPNG, translated from the coding sequence ATGGAGCCGACGCCGTGCTGGACGCCAGGGCGCCTGATCGCGGCCCTCGAAGCCCGTGGCGACGCGCCCGCCATCGTGACGATGCAGGGCGATGCCGCCACCCCCTGGCCCGCCGCCGCGATCGCGGGGCAGGTGCGGCTGCTCGCCACCGGATTATGCGCCGCCGGCCTGGCGCCTGGCGAAGCGGTCGCGATCCATGCACCGAATTCACCGGACTGGATCGTGGTGCGCCTGGCGATCGCCGCCGCCGGTGCGCTGCCCATGGCGATCGATGACCTGACCGAGACCGCGGCCGCCGAGGCCATCATCGCCGGCGCCGGCTGCCGCTGGCTGTTCGCCTCGGCCGCGCATGCCGCTGAACTCCAGCGGCGCGACGGCCTTCGCGTGGTGCTGGTGGACCGCCCGGCCGATGCCGATGGCTGGCACGCGCTGCGCGCCGCCGCCCCCGGCCCGCTGCCCGATCCCGCCCCGGGCGATGCCGCGCTGATCGTCGCGACCTCGGGCACCACCGGCGCGCCCAAGCTGTTCACGCTGACGCATGCTAACCTGACCGCGAACCTGCAGGGCGTGCTGGCGCAGGGGCTGATCGGCGCCGGCGACCGCATGCTGGTGCCGCTGCCGCTGCACCACGTCTATCCCTTCCTTGTCGGGTTGATGACGCCGATCGCCGCGCGGGCGACCATCATCCTGCCCGAGGCGGTGACCGGCCCGCTGCTGGTGCAGGCGCTCAAGGGCGGGCGCGCGACCATCATGATCGGCGTGCCGCGGCTGTATGTCGCGCTGCTGGCGGGGTTGCAGGCGCGCATCGCCGCGCGCGGGCGGGCCGCGGCGCTGGTCTTCGCCGGGCTGCTGGAAGTGGCCACCGCCCTGCGCAAGGGTGGCATGGATGTCGGCCGGCGACTGTTCGGCACCCTGCATGCGCAGATGGCGCCGGAGCTGCGCCTGATGGTCTCGGGCGGTGCCAAGTTGGATGCGGAGAGCACCTGGATGCTCGAGGCGCTGGGCTGGCGCGTGGCCAGCGGCTACGGCCTGGCCGAGACCGCATCCCTGTTCACCGGCAATACGCCCGCCGCCCAGCGCGTGGGATCGGAAGGCCGGCCGATCGCCGCGGGCACGCAGGTGCGCATCGCGCAGCCCGATGCGCTCGGCATCGGCGAGATCGAATTGCGCGGCCCGAACGTCTTCGACGGCTATCGCGACAATCCCGAGGCCAATGCGGCCGCCTTCACCACCGATGGCTGGTTCCGCACCGGCGACCTGGGGCGCGTCGACACCGACGGCTTCCTGCACGTGACCGGCCGCAGCAAGGAACTGATCGTGCTGGGCGGCGGCAAGAACGTGATGCCGGAGGAGGTCGAGGCCGCCTACGCCGCCGATCCCGCGATCGGCGAGATCGCGGTGCTCGAGCGCGACGGCGCGCTGGTCGCGATCGTGCTGCCCGACGCGGCTGCGCTGCGCGGCGCCGGCGCTGCCAGGCCCGAGGACGTGCTGCGCGTGGCACTGACCGCCGCTGCCCAGGACCTGCCATCCTACCAGCGTCTGGCCGGCTACGTGCTGGCGCGCGAGGCGTTGCCGCGCACGCGCCTGGGCAAGATCCAGCGCTTCCGCCTGCCGGCGCTGTACGACGACCTGCTGGCCGGCCGCACCGCCGCCGCGCCGCAGCCCTTGAACGAATCGGATGCCGCGCTGGTGGCGATGCCGGGCGCCGCGGCGGTGTGGGAGATCCTGAAGGCGCGCTATCCCGGCAAGCCGGTCGCGCCCGATGCCAGCCCATCGCTCGACCTGGGCATCGACAGCTTGGAATGGCTCTCGCTCGCGATGGAGATCGAGGCCCGGACCGGGTTGCGCCTGACCGAGGACGAGATGGCGGAGATGACGACCATTCGCGCGCTGCTGCTACGCGCGAGCGATGGCGCTCCCGCACCCGCGCCGCGCGACCCCGCGCTGGCCGCGGCCGAGGTCGCCGCCGCCACCACGCCGCCCTCGCCGCTGGTGTTCCCGCTGCGCGTGGCCGGATGGGCGGCTGCGCGCGGCATCGGGCGGGCGATGTTCGACCTGCGCGCGACCGGCGCGGACTCCGTCCCGCGCAGTGGGCCCTTCGTCATCGTGGCGAACCATGTCAGCGACCTTGACCCCGGGCTGGTCGCGGCCGCGCTGCCCTTCGGCGTGGCGCGGCGTCTGTGGTGGTCGGGTGCGGCGGAGCGGCTGTTCGTGAACCGCGTCGCGCGCGGGTTCAGCCGCACCTTCCAGGTGTTTCCGGTAGAGGAACGCGCGCCGGCGCAGGCGATCGCGATGGCGCGGGCGGTGCTCGCACGCGAGGATGGTCTGGTGTGGTTTCCGGAATCCTGGCGCTCGCCCGATGGGCAGTTGCAGCGCTTTCTGCCCGGCATCGGCCTGGTTCTGGACGGCATGGACGACGTCACGGTGATCCCCGCGCATATCGCCGGCGCCTTCGAGGCGATGCCGCGCGATGCGCGCCTGCCGCGGCGGCACCCGGTGCGCGTGGCCTTCGGCGCGCCGGTGCGCGCGGCGGCGCTGAGAAGCGACGCACCAGATGCACGCCAGCGTGCGGAGGCGGTGGCGCAGGCGCTGCACGACCTTGTGGCGGAGGTTGCGCGGGGGCGCCCGCCGAACGGTTGA
- a CDS encoding NADP-dependent oxidoreductase — translation MAETNLQILLKRRPVGAPVPEDFDIVETPIPEPGEGQVLVRARFLSLDPYMRGRMADVKSYAKPVALGAVMEGQTAGEVVASRHAGFAPGDTVLGGFGWQRFSVVGPERLFKVPATDPPLSASLGVLGMPGLTAWTGLEDIGQPKAGETVVVSAASGAVGQVVGQIAKLRGAKVVGVAGGAKKCDFVVKELGFDACLDHHGDLDAQLDAAVPEGIDVYWENVGGKTQAAVFPRLRDFGRMVMCGMIAQYNEAPGADAAGAPPGPNLGPIVRKRLRVQGFIVSDTGWSRYGTFRAEAEGWIRSGKLRWREDVVDGLANAPRAFIGLLKGENFGKLVVRVD, via the coding sequence ATGGCCGAGACCAACCTGCAGATCCTGCTCAAGCGCCGCCCCGTGGGCGCGCCGGTGCCCGAGGATTTCGACATCGTCGAGACGCCGATCCCCGAACCCGGCGAAGGCCAGGTGCTGGTGCGCGCCCGCTTCCTCTCGCTTGACCCCTACATGCGCGGGCGCATGGCGGATGTGAAATCCTATGCGAAGCCGGTGGCGCTCGGCGCGGTGATGGAAGGACAGACGGCCGGCGAGGTCGTGGCCTCCCGCCACGCGGGCTTCGCGCCGGGCGACACGGTGCTGGGCGGCTTCGGCTGGCAGCGCTTCTCGGTGGTCGGGCCGGAACGGCTGTTCAAGGTGCCGGCCACTGATCCGCCGCTGTCGGCCAGCCTCGGCGTGCTGGGCATGCCCGGGCTGACCGCCTGGACGGGCCTCGAGGATATCGGCCAGCCCAAGGCCGGCGAGACCGTGGTGGTCTCGGCCGCGTCGGGTGCTGTCGGCCAGGTGGTCGGGCAGATCGCGAAGCTCCGCGGGGCCAAGGTGGTCGGCGTGGCCGGCGGCGCGAAGAAGTGCGACTTCGTCGTAAAGGAACTCGGCTTCGATGCCTGCCTCGATCATCACGGCGACCTCGATGCGCAGCTCGATGCCGCGGTGCCGGAAGGCATCGACGTCTATTGGGAGAATGTCGGCGGCAAGACGCAGGCGGCGGTGTTCCCGCGGCTGCGCGATTTCGGCCGCATGGTGATGTGCGGCATGATCGCGCAGTACAACGAGGCCCCAGGCGCGGATGCCGCCGGCGCGCCACCGGGCCCGAACCTCGGCCCCATCGTGCGCAAGCGGCTGCGCGTCCAGGGCTTCATCGTCTCCGATACAGGCTGGTCGCGCTACGGCACGTTCCGCGCCGAGGCCGAGGGCTGGATCCGTTCGGGGAAGCTGCGCTGGCGCGAGGATGTGGTGGACGGCCTCGCGAATGCGCCGCGCGCCTTCATCGGCCTGCTCAAGGGCGAGAACTTCGGCAAGCTGGTCGTGCGCGTCGACTGA
- a CDS encoding Bug family tripartite tricarboxylate transporter substrate binding protein has protein sequence MPIAHVSARRRALLIGSGALLAAPRIASANWPDRPIRLVIPFGGGGQTDIVSRVTAEALAQRLGQPVLPDNRPGGAGNTAAEAVARAPADGYTVLVATLGTNSGLNALLYRNLGYDSARDFTPVGMFCTTSNLLIVHNSVPGRNFTEVVDWIRANPGKFNFASAGVGAITHLIMEDVGARLNLDMVHVPYRQTTNAMTDLIAGRVQARCLGLPEGEALRRTESVRAVAVTTPGPRPEWPGVPPMSETIPGFEASSYFGLAVPARTPPEVIARLNAALQDALADERVRAAYARVGADPADPQPPEVFAARARREGERWATLIRRLNLVAE, from the coding sequence ATGCCCATCGCCCACGTCAGCGCCCGGCGCCGCGCCCTGCTGATCGGCAGCGGCGCGCTGCTGGCCGCGCCGCGCATCGCCAGCGCCAATTGGCCCGACCGGCCGATCCGCCTGGTGATCCCCTTCGGCGGCGGCGGGCAGACCGACATCGTCTCCCGCGTGACGGCCGAGGCGCTGGCACAGCGCCTCGGCCAGCCGGTGCTGCCCGACAACCGCCCGGGCGGGGCCGGCAACACCGCCGCCGAGGCGGTCGCGCGCGCACCGGCCGATGGCTACACCGTGCTGGTCGCGACGCTCGGCACCAACAGCGGGCTGAACGCGCTGCTGTATCGCAACCTCGGCTATGATTCCGCGCGGGATTTCACGCCGGTGGGCATGTTCTGCACCACCTCGAACCTGCTGATCGTGCACAACTCCGTCCCCGGGCGGAACTTCACCGAGGTGGTGGACTGGATCCGCGCCAATCCCGGCAAGTTCAACTTCGCCTCGGCCGGCGTGGGCGCCATCACGCACCTCATCATGGAGGATGTCGGCGCGCGGCTGAACCTTGACATGGTGCACGTGCCCTATCGCCAGACCACCAATGCCATGACCGACCTGATCGCGGGGCGGGTGCAGGCGCGCTGTCTCGGCCTGCCGGAAGGCGAGGCGCTGCGCCGCACCGAGAGTGTGCGCGCGGTGGCGGTCACCACGCCCGGCCCGCGTCCCGAATGGCCAGGCGTGCCACCCATGAGCGAGACAATCCCGGGGTTCGAGGCGTCGTCCTATTTCGGCCTGGCGGTGCCGGCGCGCACGCCGCCCGAGGTGATCGCGCGGCTGAATGCAGCCCTGCAGGACGCGCTGGCGGACGAACGCGTCCGCGCCGCCTATGCGCGCGTCGGCGCCGACCCGGCCGACCCGCAACCGCCGGAGGTCTTCGCCGCACGCGCAAGGCGGGAGGGCGAGCGCTGGGCCACGCTGATCCGCCGGCTGAACCTGGTCGCGGAATAG
- a CDS encoding DUF6481 family protein codes for MQGLKRDDHNSRREAAEKARQAMMERFRAQPRPDDPVVQERLAAQRAVAEAREARRLAREAERAAQLKAEAEEAERRAIAEAARQAELAREAAEQARRDAEAAREAAAAAMEAEERAALLDAEKKARALALAAEQKALRDARYAARKARRK; via the coding sequence ATGCAAGGTCTGAAGCGCGACGATCACAATTCCCGCCGCGAAGCCGCGGAAAAGGCCCGCCAAGCGATGATGGAGCGCTTCCGCGCCCAGCCCCGCCCGGATGATCCCGTGGTGCAGGAACGCCTGGCCGCCCAGCGCGCGGTCGCCGAAGCCCGCGAGGCCCGCCGCCTGGCCCGCGAGGCCGAGCGCGCCGCGCAGTTGAAGGCCGAAGCCGAGGAAGCGGAGCGTCGCGCCATCGCCGAAGCTGCCCGCCAGGCCGAACTGGCCCGTGAGGCCGCAGAACAGGCGCGGCGCGATGCCGAGGCCGCCCGCGAGGCCGCCGCCGCCGCCATGGAGGCCGAGGAACGCGCCGCCCTCCTCGACGCCGAGAAGAAGGCCCGCGCCCTGGCGCTGGCTGCCGAGCAGAAGGCGCTGCGCGACGCCCGCTACGCCGCCCGCAAGGCGCGGCGCAAGTAA
- a CDS encoding tripartite tricarboxylate transporter substrate binding protein codes for MTTRRILVGGALALPALAARAQDRPIQIYVGFAPGGNIDLAARMAAPFLERHLGGGTQIIVVNKPGAGGMLMLNDVAAAAPDGRHVALVSFPALVTALYDNTPRYRVDSFAYVGLLTDEPYTVFVGTDTPYRSLRDLVEAARAQPEAINIAGAGVGSAPHLALMAIERAAGVRFTWVPTQGAGQAMQLVQGGHVAGSISTVSLTVRAHIQGTLRVVAIMERDRWDKAPDLPTGVEQGVDVLVGSARGFALPVATPAPILARWEEAVRRTANDPEFRALAERDFLIVRHMDRPTMTRFVEDQARAYGDIWRSSPWRR; via the coding sequence GTGACCACGCGTCGCATCCTGGTCGGCGGGGCGCTCGCGCTGCCGGCCCTCGCTGCCCGGGCCCAGGACCGGCCCATCCAGATCTACGTGGGCTTCGCGCCGGGCGGCAATATCGACTTGGCCGCGCGCATGGCGGCGCCGTTCCTCGAACGGCATCTGGGCGGCGGCACGCAGATCATCGTCGTGAACAAGCCCGGCGCGGGCGGGATGCTGATGTTGAACGACGTCGCGGCAGCCGCGCCGGATGGGCGGCACGTCGCGCTGGTGTCGTTTCCCGCCCTGGTGACCGCACTGTACGACAACACGCCGCGCTACCGGGTGGACAGCTTCGCCTATGTCGGGCTGCTGACGGACGAGCCCTATACGGTCTTCGTCGGCACCGACACGCCCTATCGCAGCCTGCGCGACCTGGTCGAGGCAGCGCGCGCACAGCCCGAGGCGATCAACATCGCCGGCGCGGGCGTGGGCAGCGCGCCACACCTGGCGCTGATGGCGATCGAGCGTGCCGCCGGCGTGCGCTTCACCTGGGTGCCGACGCAGGGTGCCGGCCAGGCGATGCAGCTGGTCCAGGGCGGGCACGTGGCGGGGTCGATCTCGACCGTGAGCCTGACCGTGCGCGCGCATATCCAGGGCACGCTGCGCGTGGTCGCGATCATGGAGCGCGATCGCTGGGACAAGGCACCGGACCTGCCCACGGGCGTCGAGCAGGGCGTGGATGTGCTGGTGGGATCGGCGCGCGGCTTCGCGCTGCCCGTGGCGACCCCCGCGCCGATCCTCGCGCGCTGGGAGGAAGCGGTGCGCCGCACCGCGAACGACCCCGAATTCCGCGCCCTCGCCGAGCGCGACTTCCTGATCGTGCGGCACATGGACCGGCCCACCATGACGCGCTTCGTGGAGGACCAGGCGCGCGCCTATGGCGATATCTGGCGCAGCAGCCCCTGGCGGCGGTGA
- a CDS encoding MBOAT family O-acyltransferase: MLFNSQALILGLLPVALLGWYLAPTRLARQVWVILASLVFYAFWDLRFVPVLVGLTLINWLLARAHAGNPRGWWADAGIVLNLGVLAWVKYANFIADNVAWILGGRHDAWSIILPLGVSFYVFQKVSYLVDLKRGQAKTYNLSDFFLFVCFFPQLVAGPLVRHNEVIWQFALDPRRPEMAENLARGFVLFTIGVVKKVAIADTLAPVADAAFGRAAAGQALAASDAWLGTLAYTLQIYFDFSGYSDMALGLALMFGLRLPVNFDAPYRAASIREFWRRWHMTLSRFLRDYLYIPLGGNRAGAAHQAVNVVVTMLLAGLWHGAAWTFVVWGGLHGAALAINSAWNRAGLRLPWVAGWLLTLLFVMAGWVLFRAPDFPSAARMFEALAGLPLVRGAVVMDTTQTVAMVAGCIAAVLGPTSQVAALERLRPVPVVGAAVGVVLFLMLLLIGGRIPNEFIYFQF; the protein is encoded by the coding sequence ATGCTGTTCAACTCCCAGGCGCTGATTCTCGGCCTGCTGCCGGTCGCCCTGCTGGGGTGGTATCTCGCGCCCACGCGCCTGGCGCGACAGGTGTGGGTGATCCTGGCATCGCTGGTGTTCTACGCCTTCTGGGACCTGCGCTTCGTGCCGGTGCTGGTCGGCCTCACGCTGATCAACTGGCTGCTGGCGCGCGCGCATGCGGGCAACCCGCGCGGCTGGTGGGCTGACGCCGGGATCGTGCTGAACCTTGGCGTGCTGGCCTGGGTGAAATACGCCAACTTCATCGCCGACAACGTCGCCTGGATCCTGGGCGGGCGGCACGATGCCTGGAGCATCATCCTGCCGCTCGGCGTGTCCTTCTACGTGTTCCAGAAGGTGTCCTACCTGGTCGACCTCAAGCGCGGCCAGGCCAAGACGTACAACCTGTCGGACTTCTTCCTGTTCGTCTGCTTCTTCCCGCAGTTGGTGGCCGGGCCGCTGGTGCGCCACAACGAGGTGATCTGGCAATTCGCGCTCGACCCGCGCCGGCCCGAGATGGCCGAGAACCTGGCACGCGGCTTCGTGCTGTTCACCATCGGCGTGGTGAAGAAGGTCGCGATCGCGGACACGCTCGCCCCCGTGGCCGATGCCGCCTTTGGCCGTGCGGCGGCTGGGCAGGCGCTGGCGGCCTCCGACGCCTGGCTCGGTACGCTGGCATATACGCTGCAGATCTATTTCGACTTCTCGGGCTATTCCGACATGGCGCTGGGCCTCGCGCTGATGTTCGGGCTGCGGCTGCCGGTGAACTTCGATGCGCCGTATCGCGCGGCGTCGATCCGCGAGTTCTGGCGTCGCTGGCACATGACGCTGTCGCGCTTCCTGCGCGACTACCTCTACATTCCGCTGGGCGGCAACCGGGCCGGGGCGGCGCACCAGGCGGTCAACGTCGTTGTCACCATGCTGCTCGCCGGGCTGTGGCACGGCGCAGCCTGGACCTTCGTGGTTTGGGGCGGGCTGCATGGCGCCGCACTCGCCATCAACAGCGCCTGGAACCGCGCTGGGCTGCGCCTGCCCTGGGTGGCGGGCTGGCTGCTGACGCTGCTGTTCGTCATGGCGGGCTGGGTGCTGTTCCGCGCGCCGGACTTCCCCTCCGCCGCGCGCATGTTCGAAGCGCTGGCGGGCCTGCCGCTGGTGCGCGGGGCGGTGGTGATGGACACGACGCAGACTGTCGCGATGGTTGCGGGATGCATCGCCGCCGTCCTCGGGCCGACATCGCAGGTGGCCGCGCTGGAGCGGCTGCGGCCGGTGCCGGTGGTCGGCGCGGCGGTGGGCGTGGTCCTGTTCCTGATGCTGCTGCTGATCGGCGGTCGGATCCCGAATGAGTTCATCTACTTCCAGTTCTGA
- a CDS encoding AsmA family protein, with protein MGRRVKWIIGVVLALPLLAAAALIVALPRIDLAAMASARATASLGRSLTIESLRVTPGRSIAIVVRGVRLDNIEGGSAPAMMELATAEAEIDLAALLRGTVLVRRLHADGFTLLLERAADRRANWHFGPRPATPPAPEPPARDLPTILDFRMTGSEVVFRTTSGARLTTRLDTASFGAADAAAPVTLRAEGSYNAVPVVLEGGLGSFAQLHDAATPFPMTLRATARDTAMLFEGTGTDPLNFDGLDGRLTLAASNPHAILAMAGAGANAGPDVPVDLAGHFTRQGDLWRLRDATGTLDGSDVRAALLELAEGSAGSPDRIVARVHVASLDVNRLLGPDDGAQGRGDADIPLVVPQRPDPLFDIEASTRELTYARLRGTDAHARLEVAPGRMTLHEARVTAFGARMAGSAELLPAPRGARVRADITLREGDIDTLRRAFGLRALPVAGRISADIVAGGEAASVNAVTREARISAVVSMTGGTIAREVIEMASTDVRALFRTSQGTTPISCLLAAVDINAGAGRAAPLRIRAGTGTISGLATFDLNRQTLDLIIGSQSDTTDFFALDIPVQVRGSFDNPSIAPADWSRAARERMARNEMAPLPANLRTIAQRNPCYRGQGPGR; from the coding sequence ATGGGCCGTCGCGTCAAGTGGATCATCGGCGTCGTGCTGGCGCTCCCGCTGCTGGCGGCGGCGGCGCTCATCGTGGCGCTGCCGCGGATCGACCTGGCGGCGATGGCGTCGGCGCGGGCCACGGCCTCGCTCGGGCGCAGCCTGACCATCGAGAGCCTGCGCGTCACGCCCGGGCGCAGCATCGCCATCGTCGTCCGCGGCGTGCGGCTGGACAACATCGAGGGCGGCAGCGCGCCGGCGATGATGGAACTCGCCACCGCCGAGGCGGAGATCGACCTGGCCGCCCTGCTGCGCGGCACCGTCCTGGTGCGGCGGCTGCATGCCGATGGCTTCACGCTGCTGCTGGAACGCGCCGCCGATCGTCGCGCCAACTGGCATTTCGGCCCGCGGCCCGCGACACCGCCGGCGCCCGAACCGCCGGCGCGCGACCTGCCCACGATCCTCGACTTCCGCATGACCGGCAGCGAGGTTGTTTTCCGTACCACCAGCGGTGCGCGGCTGACGACGCGGCTCGACACCGCGAGCTTCGGCGCCGCCGACGCCGCCGCGCCCGTGACGCTTCGGGCCGAGGGCAGCTACAACGCCGTGCCGGTGGTGCTGGAGGGTGGCCTCGGCAGCTTCGCGCAACTGCACGACGCGGCCACGCCCTTCCCCATGACCCTGCGCGCCACGGCGCGCGATACGGCGATGCTGTTCGAGGGCACCGGCACCGATCCGCTGAACTTCGATGGGCTGGATGGCAGGCTGACCCTCGCGGCCTCCAACCCGCATGCGATCCTGGCGATGGCGGGGGCCGGCGCGAATGCCGGCCCGGATGTGCCGGTGGACCTGGCGGGCCATTTCACGCGCCAGGGCGATCTGTGGCGGCTGCGCGATGCGACGGGCACGCTGGATGGCAGTGACGTCAGGGCGGCGCTGCTGGAACTCGCCGAGGGCAGTGCCGGCAGCCCCGATCGCATCGTCGCACGGGTGCATGTCGCGAGCCTTGACGTGAACCGCTTGCTCGGCCCGGATGACGGCGCGCAGGGCCGCGGCGATGCCGATATCCCGCTGGTGGTGCCGCAGCGGCCCGACCCGCTGTTCGACATCGAGGCCTCGACGCGCGAGCTGACCTATGCGCGGCTGCGCGGCACAGATGCGCATGCACGGCTCGAGGTCGCGCCCGGCCGCATGACGCTGCACGAGGCGCGCGTGACCGCCTTCGGCGCGCGCATGGCGGGATCGGCGGAATTGCTGCCGGCACCGCGCGGCGCGCGCGTGCGCGCGGACATCACGTTGCGCGAGGGCGACATCGACACGCTGCGCCGCGCCTTCGGCCTGCGCGCGCTGCCTGTGGCAGGGCGGATCTCCGCCGACATCGTGGCGGGCGGCGAGGCCGCGAGCGTGAACGCCGTGACGCGCGAGGCGCGCATCTCCGCCGTCGTCTCCATGACCGGCGGCACCATCGCGCGCGAGGTGATCGAGATGGCGTCCACCGACGTACGGGCGCTGTTCCGCACCTCCCAGGGCACCACGCCGATCAGCTGCCTGCTGGCGGCGGTGGACATCAATGCCGGCGCCGGGCGGGCAGCCCCGCTACGCATCCGTGCAGGCACCGGCACGATCAGCGGGCTGGCGACCTTCGACCTGAATCGGCAGACGCTCGACCTCATCATTGGCAGCCAATCCGACACGACGGATTTCTTCGCCCTCGACATCCCGGTGCAGGTGCGCGGGTCCTTCGACAATCCGTCGATCGCGCCGGCGGACTGGTCGCGCGCGGCGCGCGAACGCATGGCGCGCAACGAGATGGCACCGCTGCCGGCCAACCTGCGCACCATCGCGCAGCGCAACCCCTGCTATCGCGGCCAGGGCCCGGGGCGCTGA
- a CDS encoding LLM class flavin-dependent oxidoreductase has translation MLRFSNFLFPESRDPDRDAEVIADCVAEAKLCDELGVEVIWLAEHHFDGNCAYVDPVTFAAAILAATKRIKVGFAVAQVSLHHPMRLAEQMSLLDNLGKGRVIVGLGRGTAYNVYEYQGYGIDHAEAGERYEEAEGIMLKAWTSPQGFRHEGKHWTLNVPRLRPTPYTKPHPYLIRAASSEDGALHLARRGLPFLMNVQSLETTAKRLAAYRATMAEAGFGAAHIARCMDESWVWRNVVVADTDEEARRIGVPAFEAMQEHRKKLRERIYAEQGIIMKKETVPPARVNPDLALIAGSPATVAARMAEIEQTGVGGVICSFRLGPMPAEVAARSIRLFMENVAPRFTTAAVPAAAE, from the coding sequence ATGCTGCGATTCAGCAATTTCCTGTTTCCCGAAAGCCGCGACCCGGATCGCGATGCCGAGGTGATTGCCGATTGCGTGGCCGAGGCGAAGCTCTGCGACGAGCTTGGCGTCGAGGTCATCTGGCTGGCCGAACACCACTTCGACGGCAACTGCGCCTATGTCGACCCGGTCACCTTCGCCGCCGCGATCCTGGCGGCCACGAAGCGCATCAAGGTCGGCTTCGCGGTGGCGCAGGTCTCGCTGCACCACCCCATGCGCCTCGCGGAGCAGATGTCGCTGCTCGACAACCTGGGGAAGGGCCGCGTGATCGTCGGGCTCGGCCGCGGCACTGCCTACAACGTCTATGAATACCAGGGCTACGGCATCGACCACGCGGAAGCCGGCGAACGCTACGAGGAAGCCGAGGGCATCATGCTCAAGGCCTGGACCAGCCCGCAGGGGTTCCGGCACGAGGGCAAGCACTGGACGCTGAATGTCCCGCGCCTGCGGCCCACGCCCTACACGAAGCCGCACCCCTACCTGATTCGCGCCGCGTCGTCCGAGGATGGCGCGCTGCACCTGGCGCGCCGCGGCCTGCCCTTCCTGATGAACGTGCAGTCGCTCGAGACCACGGCAAAGCGCCTCGCGGCGTATCGCGCCACCATGGCGGAGGCCGGCTTCGGCGCGGCCCACATCGCGCGCTGCATGGATGAATCCTGGGTGTGGCGGAACGTGGTGGTGGCCGACACGGACGAGGAAGCGCGGCGCATCGGCGTCCCCGCCTTCGAGGCGATGCAGGAGCACCGCAAGAAGCTGCGCGAACGCATCTACGCCGAACAGGGCATCATCATGAAAAAGGAGACAGTGCCGCCGGCGCGCGTGAATCCCGACCTGGCGCTGATCGCCGGGTCGCCCGCGACCGTCGCCGCCCGCATGGCTGAGATCGAGCAGACCGGCGTGGGCGGCGTGATCTGTTCCTTCCGGCTCGGCCCCATGCCGGCGGAGGTCGCCGCGCGTTCGATCCGCCTGTTCATGGAAAACGTGGCGCCGCGCTTCACGACCGCCGCGGTGCCCGCCGCGGCGGAATAG